In one Capricornis sumatraensis isolate serow.1 chromosome 1, serow.2, whole genome shotgun sequence genomic region, the following are encoded:
- the POPDC2 gene encoding popeye domain-containing protein 2, with product MSSNGSVEGQLLGHRPLCIAWRQDLEGAVFHLANCFLLLGFMGGSGVYGCFYLFGFLGTGYLCCVLWGWFGACSLDIVLWSVLLAIACALQLAHLVYRLREGTLPEELELLYKTLCLPLQVPLPAYKEIVRCCEEQVLTLATEQTYAVEGETPIDRLSLLLSGRVRVSQDGQFLHYIFPYQFMDSPEWESLHPSEEGVFQVTLTAETECSYISWPRKNLHLLLTKERYISRLFSVLLGYDISEKLYALNDKLFAKFGLRFDIRLPSLYHVLGPAASDPGPESEKDDEEVREPAASPPQALRTSVQQTPPSSPPPLVTSSPAPPPWVRMSRPDSGVLASRTPPRSFSEVMSRGQAPLAPTQTPEL from the exons ATGAGCAGCAACGGCAGCGTGGAGGGCCAGCTCCTCGGGCACAGGCCACTGTGCATCGCCTGGAGGCAGGACCTGGAAGGGGCTGTCTTCCACCTGGCCAACTGTTTCCTGCTCCTGGGCTTCATGGGTGGCAGCGGGGTGTACGGGTGCTTCTACCTTTTCGGCTTCCTGGGCACAGGCTacctgtgctgtgtgctatgGGGCTGGTTCGGTGCCTGCAGCCTGGACATTGTTCTCTGGAGCGTCCTGCTGGCCATAGCCTGCGCGCTCCAGCTGGCACACCTGGTGTACCGCCTGCGTGAGGGCACCCTCCCCGAGGAGCTGGAGCTGCTCTACAAGACGCTGTGCCTGCCCCTGCAGGTGCCCCTGCCAGCATACAAGGAGATTGTGCGCTGCTGCGAGGAGCAGGTCTTGACTCTGGCCACGGAGCAGACCTATGCCGTGGAGGGCGAGACGCCCATTGACCGCCTGTCCCTGCTGCTTTCTGGCCG GGTTCGTGTGAGCCAGGACGGGCAGTTTCTGCACTACATCTTTCCTTACCAGTTCATGGACTCTCCTGAGTGGGAATCGCTGCATCCCTCTGAGGAGGGGGTGTTTCAG GTCACTCTGACAGCTGAGACTGAATGTAGCTACATTTCCTGGCCCCGGAAAAATCTCCACCTCCTTCTGACCAAAGAGCGATACATCTCTCGCCTCTTCTCGGTCCTGCTGGGCTATGACATCTCAGAGAAGCTCTACGCTCTCAATGACAAGCTCTTTGCTAAGTTCGGGCTCCGCTTTGACATCCGTCTCCCCAGCCTCTACCACGTCCTGGGTCCTGCTGCCTCAGATCCAGGACCAGAGTCTGAGAAGGATGACGAGGAAGTCCGTGAGCCGGCGGCATCCCCTCCTCAGGCCCTGCGCACGTCTGTCCAGCAAACACCTCCTAGCTCCCCACCTCCACTGGTCACCAGCTCTCCTGCACCTCCTCCCTGGGTCAGAATGTCCAGGCCCGACAGCGGCGTCCTGG